A single genomic interval of Mucilaginibacter robiniae harbors:
- a CDS encoding ABC transporter permease, translating to MLRNNIKIAWRNLKAKKFFTFLNVIGLAVAISCCTLIYLYISYNLSFDSYHKQSQNIFRLVTELHLEKEEYEKGSSYAEYKALKTETSQVMQAAFAVDGQSFIINVSGNSNKRFKEEKNTTFITSDWFKLFSYKWLAGSAKQLDKPSMVVLRQKIALKYFGSTHVVGKVLSINNQLITIAGVVADEPYNTDLKSDLYLSLSSLRSLIPLYDKNFYTDWGYINSTNAGFIQLHDANQKDAVEEQIIELAKKHAWGDGLKYFTFKLLPLKDIHFDVRYGGTVQQILLLNLLIIGLLIITIAIINYINLVVAQQTQRGTEIATRKVLGGSARHIFTQFMVEALLSCVIALIVAGLMVLWMLPAVNHWLFTDEPVHILSYTNLCLFIGLLLLAITIGTGIYPALVLSRVSIAQALKNNVFNLPVSLGRKILVGFQNTITQILIICTIIIIAQVHFLKSTDIGFDRQLIVTMPLGQLSASQKEQWRERLHQMPAVQSFSFCNNAPASNSQRGATVQFDNRSKWESWPARFAIGDSAYCHTFGLHLIAGRNMRNSQPTPEFLINETMASKLAGKNKFDVVGKKLTAGDVKGVIVGVVKDFNVKSLIEPIEPSIILETDFLQTNLAVKLSGNQLSTTLTTLQKEYERILPDQVFSYQFIDEQIAKLYKKENIQQKLIWASAIVAIGISSVGLLGLISLIVLQRTKEIGIRKILGASVAQISLLLSQDFLGMVLLAFLIACPISWWLMNKWLQNFAYHIHLSWWFFVLAGSIASLIVATIIGFQSIKAAITNPVKSLRSE from the coding sequence ATGCTTAGAAATAACATTAAAATAGCTTGGCGGAATCTTAAAGCCAAAAAGTTTTTTACCTTTTTAAATGTAATAGGGTTAGCTGTAGCCATTAGTTGTTGTACGCTAATTTATTTATACATCAGCTACAATCTGAGCTTTGATAGTTACCATAAACAATCTCAAAACATTTTTCGTCTGGTAACTGAATTGCATTTAGAAAAGGAAGAGTATGAAAAAGGTTCATCTTACGCCGAATACAAAGCGTTAAAAACTGAAACATCACAAGTAATGCAAGCTGCTTTTGCGGTTGATGGGCAAAGCTTTATTATAAATGTAAGTGGCAATTCTAATAAGCGTTTTAAAGAAGAAAAAAACACCACCTTTATTACATCAGATTGGTTTAAGTTATTTTCTTATAAATGGCTTGCTGGTAGTGCCAAACAACTGGATAAACCCAGCATGGTGGTGTTACGGCAAAAAATAGCTTTAAAATATTTTGGTTCAACCCATGTTGTGGGGAAGGTGCTTTCAATTAATAATCAGCTCATTACCATAGCAGGTGTTGTGGCTGATGAACCTTATAATACAGACTTAAAATCCGATTTGTACCTTTCGTTGAGTTCTCTTCGTTCATTAATTCCCTTATACGATAAAAACTTTTACACTGATTGGGGCTATATCAATTCAACTAATGCGGGTTTTATACAGTTACATGATGCTAATCAGAAAGATGCTGTAGAAGAACAGATTATTGAGCTGGCTAAAAAGCACGCCTGGGGAGATGGATTAAAATACTTTACTTTTAAGCTATTACCTTTAAAAGATATACATTTTGATGTTCGTTACGGTGGCACGGTTCAGCAAATATTGTTGTTAAACCTGCTCATCATTGGCTTGCTGATTATTACGATCGCCATAATAAACTACATTAATCTGGTAGTTGCCCAACAAACGCAAAGAGGAACTGAAATAGCTACCCGTAAAGTATTAGGAGGTTCTGCACGACATATTTTTACGCAATTTATGGTGGAAGCTTTACTAAGTTGTGTGATTGCTTTGATAGTAGCTGGTTTGATGGTTTTGTGGATGTTGCCTGCGGTTAATCATTGGCTATTTACTGATGAACCTGTTCATATACTTTCTTATACCAATTTATGTTTGTTTATAGGGCTGTTACTACTTGCAATTACTATAGGTACTGGCATTTATCCGGCATTGGTATTGAGCCGGGTAAGTATAGCGCAAGCGTTAAAAAACAATGTGTTTAACTTGCCGGTAAGTTTGGGCCGTAAAATACTGGTTGGTTTTCAAAACACGATAACACAAATTCTTATTATTTGTACCATCATCATTATTGCACAAGTACATTTTTTAAAAAGCACAGATATCGGATTTGACCGTCAGTTGATCGTCACGATGCCTTTAGGTCAGCTTTCTGCCTCCCAGAAAGAACAATGGAGAGAACGCCTGCACCAGATGCCGGCTGTGCAATCATTCAGCTTTTGTAATAATGCACCAGCCAGTAATAGTCAGCGTGGAGCCACAGTACAGTTTGACAATCGTTCGAAGTGGGAAAGTTGGCCTGCTCGTTTTGCCATTGGCGATTCGGCGTATTGCCATACGTTTGGCTTGCATCTGATTGCCGGAAGAAACATGCGTAATAGCCAGCCTACACCAGAGTTTTTAATTAATGAAACTATGGCCTCTAAGCTGGCGGGGAAAAATAAGTTTGATGTAGTTGGCAAAAAGCTAACCGCCGGTGATGTAAAAGGCGTGATAGTAGGGGTAGTAAAAGATTTTAATGTCAAATCGCTTATTGAACCTATAGAACCTTCAATCATATTGGAAACTGATTTTCTACAAACTAATTTGGCAGTAAAGCTATCTGGTAATCAGCTTTCAACAACCCTCACCACTTTGCAAAAGGAATATGAACGTATTCTACCTGACCAAGTATTTAGTTATCAATTTATAGACGAACAAATTGCTAAGCTGTACAAAAAAGAAAATATCCAGCAGAAGTTAATATGGGCATCAGCTATAGTAGCTATTGGTATTAGCTCGGTAGGCCTATTAGGGTTAATCTCGTTAATTGTTTTGCAGCGTACCAAAGAAATCGGCATACGCAAAATACTTGGTGCATCTGTAGCTCAAATAAGTTTGCTTCTATCACAAGATTTTTTGGGCATGGTACTACTGGCATTCTTAATTGCCTGCCCTATATCCTGGTGGCTGATGAATAAATGGCTACAAAACTTCGCCTACCATATTCACCTAAGCTGGTGGTTTTTTGTATTAGCTGGCAGTATTGCGAGCTTAATAGTAGCTACTATAATAGGTTTTCAATCCATAAAGGCGGCTATAACTAACCCGGTAAAAAGTTTAAGAAGTGAATAA
- a CDS encoding ABC transporter permease — protein MLLNYFKTAVRNFKRNPFFSLINVVGLAIGISAAMVIYLIAQYDFGFDRFEPNADKIYRIVSVMHFQNNESRNPGVPYPLPNTVKNEVSGISVTAPVYLTYGGIKVSVPVTSSEIIKLKGQEHIVYADNNYFQLIPYHWLAGSIKQSLMQPFKVVLTASRAKAYFNISNPQEAIGRVVIYNDSIRTTVTGVVEDLKERTDFTFKDFISYSTIENSGLKYDFSPQWTNINGSSQLFIKVNPVVSASAIERQLAELHNKHVKNDGLKAQYKLQPLSDLHFNTEYSNFYQRQANLKSLYGLLAVAAILLVLGCINFINLTTAQAVHRAKEIGVRKTMGSSQKQLMLQFISETLFITTIAALLSLLLTPFLFKIFADFIPPDLHFSLLQQPGIIVFTLVLIVVVGTASGFYPALVLAGFNPVTALKNQAAITRSDTRSSWLRKSLTVFQFVTAQAFIIATIIVAKQIHYVLNKDLGFKKDGIVIISTPWSSSQTTAKPQLLLHQLQQLPQVEQVVMAGSAPAQHGFSTTLMRYEDGKTPIESSIEVKYADSSYFKLYHLKLIAGRYLMPSDSLKELLINETYARFLGFKHPVDAVGKMIITQNKHLPIVGVLADFYYSSLHTTIKPLAYSAVSSYGTDLHIRLKPDADGTAWKAALNNMELAWKKVYPDTDFSYYFLDDSVARFYQSEQNMSRLLNWATGLAIFISCLGLLGLVIHTTSQRTKEIGVRKVLGASVAHIIVLLSSDFLKLVLTAILIASPLAWYAMSGWLQGFAYRTTVPWWLFVAAGGIAVGLTLLTIAFNAVKAAVANPVKSLRSE, from the coding sequence ATGTTACTAAACTACTTTAAAACGGCTGTTCGTAATTTCAAGCGAAATCCATTTTTTTCGCTGATTAATGTAGTCGGCTTAGCTATAGGCATCAGCGCTGCTATGGTTATTTACCTGATTGCACAATATGATTTTGGCTTTGACCGCTTTGAGCCTAACGCCGATAAAATATACCGCATTGTATCGGTCATGCACTTTCAAAACAATGAAAGTCGGAACCCCGGAGTACCTTATCCATTGCCCAACACTGTGAAAAATGAAGTAAGTGGTATCAGCGTAACGGCTCCGGTTTACTTAACCTATGGCGGCATTAAAGTAAGTGTGCCCGTAACTTCCAGTGAAATCATTAAGTTGAAAGGGCAGGAGCATATAGTTTATGCCGACAATAATTATTTTCAGTTAATTCCTTATCACTGGCTGGCAGGTTCAATTAAACAATCGTTAATGCAGCCGTTTAAAGTAGTACTTACCGCTAGTCGTGCTAAAGCTTATTTTAACATCAGCAACCCGCAGGAAGCTATTGGGCGAGTAGTTATATACAATGACTCGATTAGAACTACGGTAACCGGCGTAGTAGAAGATTTAAAAGAAAGAACAGATTTTACTTTTAAAGACTTTATTTCCTACAGCACTATTGAAAATAGTGGCTTAAAATATGATTTCTCCCCGCAGTGGACGAACATCAATGGTTCTTCGCAGCTGTTTATTAAAGTTAATCCGGTTGTATCGGCCTCAGCAATTGAACGGCAACTGGCAGAACTGCACAACAAGCATGTCAAAAATGACGGATTAAAGGCGCAGTACAAGCTTCAGCCTTTATCTGATTTACATTTTAATACTGAATACAGCAATTTTTATCAGCGGCAGGCTAACCTTAAATCTCTGTATGGCTTACTGGCTGTAGCTGCAATTTTGCTGGTATTGGGTTGTATCAATTTTATCAATCTTACTACTGCACAAGCCGTACATCGGGCTAAAGAGATTGGCGTGCGCAAAACTATGGGCAGTTCTCAAAAGCAGCTCATGTTACAATTTATAAGCGAAACATTGTTTATTACTACAATTGCAGCTTTACTATCCTTACTGCTGACGCCATTCTTATTCAAAATATTTGCTGATTTTATACCACCCGACTTACACTTCAGCCTTTTGCAGCAGCCGGGTATAATTGTATTTACGTTGGTGCTTATTGTGGTAGTAGGTACAGCTTCTGGCTTTTACCCTGCGCTGGTTTTAGCTGGGTTTAACCCGGTAACAGCACTTAAAAATCAGGCTGCCATTACGCGGTCTGATACACGTAGCTCTTGGTTGCGCAAATCATTAACTGTTTTTCAGTTTGTAACCGCTCAGGCTTTTATTATAGCCACCATTATTGTTGCTAAGCAAATTCATTATGTTTTGAATAAAGATCTGGGGTTTAAAAAAGATGGGATAGTGATTATTTCTACGCCTTGGAGTAGTTCCCAAACTACTGCAAAGCCTCAGTTATTGTTACACCAGTTGCAACAACTTCCGCAGGTTGAGCAGGTGGTAATGGCCGGTTCGGCACCCGCTCAGCATGGGTTCTCAACTACCTTAATGCGTTATGAAGATGGTAAAACGCCCATTGAAAGTTCAATTGAAGTTAAGTATGCAGATTCGAGCTATTTTAAGCTTTATCATTTAAAGCTGATTGCAGGCCGATATTTGATGCCGAGTGATAGCTTGAAAGAACTACTCATTAATGAAACATACGCCCGGTTTTTGGGCTTTAAACATCCGGTTGATGCAGTAGGTAAAATGATAATAACGCAGAACAAGCATTTACCGATAGTGGGCGTACTAGCCGATTTTTATTACAGCTCATTACATACTACAATTAAGCCGCTGGCTTATAGTGCAGTGTCATCTTACGGTACCGATTTACACATCAGGCTAAAACCTGATGCTGATGGCACTGCCTGGAAAGCAGCACTAAACAATATGGAATTAGCATGGAAGAAGGTTTACCCTGATACGGACTTTTCGTACTATTTTTTAGATGACAGTGTTGCTCGCTTTTACCAAAGTGAACAAAATATGTCGCGCTTGTTAAACTGGGCTACAGGTCTCGCTATTTTTATTAGCTGCTTAGGCTTATTGGGGCTTGTAATACATACTACATCACAGCGTACTAAAGAGATCGGCGTTCGCAAAGTGCTGGGGGCATCCGTAGCGCACATTATAGTTCTGCTTTCTTCCGATTTTCTGAAACTGGTGCTTACTGCTATACTCATTGCTTCGCCACTGGCATGGTATGCAATGTCAGGTTGGTTGCAAGGTTTTGCTTATCGTACAACTGTACCTTGGTGGTTGTTTGTGGCTGCAGGTGGCATAGCAGTTGGCCTTACTTTACTGACCATAGCCTTTAATGCCGTAAAAGCAGCCGTAGCTAACCCAGTGAAGAGTTTAAGAAGTGAATAA
- a CDS encoding ABC transporter permease translates to MLKNYMKTAWRNLWKGRVFNLMNVTGLSVAVACCILLFLTVAYEFSFDRFHENLDNLYRVYTTTNQADGPKKSASMPVPFAPTLKAEYPEVKYYTRISNGSALTEYQNKNIDEDIHFVDPDFLKMFSFPLVKGNVATVLSGVNNLVISETAAKGIFGQQDPINKTLVLNYDDKPKPFLVTGVVKDMPANSSIHFDILVRFENQPGYQSNIDQWNNRNHQVVVQLNNHVNAEKFANALQPFIHKHFAQDVTNLKRDGAKPDAKGNLVTLGFASFANTHFNTDTGTIDGTPINKTYVISLLAIGCFILVIACINFVNLSVARGFTRAREVGVRKTLGAGKWQLVTQFWVETFLVCLAATMIGVSIAILILPSFKANFKSHITLSMLLQPVQLLVTLLLFFGVTLIAGFYPALLMVRYKTVAVLKGVIAGNKPGKLRNTLLVIQFSLSTLLIICTIITWQQINYLQKKPLGYNNTEVLSVPTGSGVDGAQALNLMRNQLHGRAGILTVSGAYMNFGRGEDGSSVTSILGYDYKGHTVSTNIERVDYDYTQTLGISLKAGRDFSRTFATDSNAVLINERMAKQLGGSTNLIGTRLPMYDKQTPKTIIGIMKDFHFRSLHQAIEPISLTMEKDYPINYIFIKVRPTSLIAAFDEVKQSWHQLYPNSEFRGSWLNENTEREYRNEKRLSGIFVTGAIIAILISCIGLLAISVMIILQRTKEIGIRKVLGASVPGIIMMLSREFVKLVLIAALLAFPIAWWLMHNWLQSFAYRINIHWWVFMLSAIIAVAIAFVTVSFQSFRAALMNPVKSLKTE, encoded by the coding sequence TTTGGACAATTTATATCGGGTTTATACCACCACTAACCAAGCAGATGGGCCTAAAAAAAGCGCTTCCATGCCGGTGCCTTTTGCACCAACGCTGAAAGCCGAATACCCTGAAGTAAAATATTATACCCGCATATCTAACGGAAGTGCACTTACTGAATACCAGAACAAAAATATAGATGAAGACATACATTTTGTAGATCCGGATTTCTTAAAGATGTTCTCGTTTCCTTTGGTTAAAGGCAATGTGGCTACGGTACTATCTGGTGTTAATAATCTGGTAATTTCCGAAACTGCAGCTAAAGGGATATTCGGACAACAAGACCCAATTAATAAAACGTTGGTTTTAAATTATGATGATAAACCTAAGCCGTTTTTAGTAACCGGTGTTGTGAAAGATATGCCCGCTAATTCAAGCATACATTTTGATATACTAGTGCGTTTTGAAAATCAGCCGGGATATCAATCTAACATCGACCAGTGGAACAACCGGAATCATCAGGTTGTGGTGCAGCTTAATAACCATGTGAACGCTGAAAAATTTGCTAATGCTTTGCAACCATTCATTCATAAACATTTTGCACAGGATGTTACTAACTTAAAGCGTGATGGCGCTAAGCCTGATGCAAAAGGTAATTTAGTTACTTTAGGGTTTGCATCTTTTGCTAACACCCATTTTAATACAGATACTGGTACCATTGATGGTACGCCAATTAATAAAACCTATGTAATTTCATTATTAGCCATTGGGTGCTTTATTCTGGTTATTGCCTGTATAAACTTTGTAAACCTATCGGTAGCACGCGGCTTTACCCGTGCACGGGAGGTTGGTGTTCGTAAAACATTGGGTGCGGGTAAATGGCAATTGGTTACCCAATTTTGGGTAGAAACATTTTTGGTTTGTTTGGCCGCTACTATGATCGGGGTAAGTATAGCTATTTTGATTTTGCCAAGTTTTAAAGCCAATTTCAAGAGCCATATTACTTTAAGTATGTTGTTGCAGCCTGTACAACTGCTGGTTACCTTGTTACTCTTCTTTGGTGTTACATTAATAGCAGGGTTTTATCCGGCACTACTTATGGTACGCTATAAAACTGTAGCTGTATTAAAGGGAGTTATAGCTGGCAATAAGCCCGGTAAGCTTCGTAATACATTGTTGGTTATTCAGTTTTCGCTTTCCACGCTCTTAATTATTTGTACCATTATAACGTGGCAGCAAATTAACTATCTGCAAAAAAAGCCTTTAGGTTATAACAATACGGAAGTTTTAAGTGTACCTACAGGCAGCGGTGTAGATGGTGCTCAGGCACTAAACTTAATGCGTAATCAGTTGCATGGTCGTGCTGGTATTTTGACTGTTAGTGGCGCTTATATGAACTTTGGTCGGGGCGAAGATGGTTCGAGCGTAACTTCCATATTGGGTTATGATTATAAAGGCCATACCGTTAGCACGAATATAGAGCGGGTAGATTATGACTATACTCAAACCCTAGGCATTAGCCTGAAAGCCGGACGTGATTTTTCAAGAACCTTTGCGACAGATAGCAATGCGGTGCTGATTAATGAGCGCATGGCTAAGCAATTGGGTGGCAGCACCAACCTGATTGGTACCCGTTTGCCTATGTATGATAAACAGACGCCTAAAACCATTATCGGTATCATGAAGGATTTTCATTTCCGTTCTCTTCATCAGGCTATTGAACCTATAAGCTTGACGATGGAAAAAGATTATCCGATAAACTATATTTTCATAAAAGTAAGGCCTACCAGTCTGATCGCTGCTTTTGATGAAGTAAAACAAAGCTGGCACCAATTATATCCAAATTCTGAGTTTAGAGGGTCATGGCTGAATGAGAATACCGAACGCGAATACCGGAACGAAAAGCGCTTGTCAGGTATATTTGTTACAGGTGCTATTATTGCCATTCTAATCTCCTGCATTGGTTTGCTGGCTATATCCGTCATGATTATACTGCAGCGCACCAAAGAAATTGGCATCCGCAAAGTACTAGGGGCAAGTGTACCAGGTATCATAATGATGCTATCGCGCGAATTTGTAAAACTGGTTCTGATAGCTGCACTACTGGCCTTCCCGATAGCTTGGTGGCTGATGCACAACTGGCTGCAAAGCTTTGCTTATCGTATCAATATACATTGGTGGGTGTTTATGCTTTCGGCCATAATTGCTGTAGCTATCGCCTTTGTTACTGTAAGTTTTCAATCGTTCAGGGCTGCTTTAATGAACCCGGTAAAAAGTTTAAAAACCGAATAG